In Archocentrus centrarchus isolate MPI-CPG fArcCen1 chromosome 16, fArcCen1, whole genome shotgun sequence, a single window of DNA contains:
- the LOC115793952 gene encoding LOW QUALITY PROTEIN: aquaporin-10 (The sequence of the model RefSeq protein was modified relative to this genomic sequence to represent the inferred CDS: deleted 1 base in 1 codon), whose product MMKLRAMRVRNPLVRECMAEFLGTFVLLLFGCAAAAQVKTSNETKGQFLSVNMAFSVGVMSAMYLTKGISGAHLNPAVTLSFCVLEKVSWSRLVPYCLSQLVGAFVASGVVYLVYYDAIMNFSGGVLTVYGRNETASIFATYPSDFLSLGRSFLDQVVGTSMLLLCILGLEEKRNTPAPSDLVPVIVAGIVLGISMSMSANCGAAINPARDLGPRLFTLAAGWGTEVFTCYNYWFWVPLVAPLVGGIFGSFMYLFFIDWQLPDPDHHERISTISEKLAEEQPAATWEKGDELKVAHL is encoded by the exons ATGATGAAGCTACGTGCAATGAGGGTGAGGAATCCCCTCGTCCGAGAGTGCATGGCTGAATTCTTGGGAACTTTCGTCTTGCTG CTCTTCGGCTGCGCTGCTGCTGCACAAGTAAAAACCAGCAATGAGACTAAAGGCCAGTTTCTGTCTGTCAACATGGCCTTCTCTGTG GGTGTTATGTCAGCTATGTATCTCACCAAGGGCATCTCAG GTGCTCATCTGAACCCAGCGGTGACTCTGAGTTTCTGTGTTTTGGAGAAGGTGTCCTGGTCAAGGCTGGTGCCCTATTGCCTCTCCCAGTTGGTGGGGGCTTTTGTGGCATCAGGGGTTGTCTATCTTGTCTACTACG ATGCTATAATGAATTTTAGTGGAGGAGTGTTGACTGTATATGGCAGAAATGAGACCGCGTCAATATTTGCCACATACCCCTCAGACTTCTTGAGTTTGGGCAGAAGTTTCCTTGACCAA GTAGTGGGCACCAGCATGTTGCTGTTGTGTATACTGGGtttggaggaaaagaggaacacCCCCGCTCCCTCTGACCTGGTTCCTGTTATAGTAGCAGGAATTGTCCTGGGGATCTCCATGTCAATGTCAGCTAACTGTGGTGCTGCCATAAATCCTGCTCGGGATCTGGGGCCTCGCCTCTTTACACTGGCTGCAGGCTGGGGGACAGAGGTCTTCAC GTGTTACAATTACTGGTTCTGGGTACCACTGGTGGCTCCACTTGTTGGAGGTATTTTCGGTAGTTTCATGTATCTGTTCTTCATCGACTGGCAGCTGCCTGACCCAGACCACCATGAGAGGATCTCCACCATCAGTGAAAAACTTGCAGAAGAGCAGCCAGCCGCCACCTGGGAAAAAGGAGATGAGTTAAAGGTTGCACATCTTTAA
- the LOC115794040 gene encoding LOW QUALITY PROTEIN: pro-interleukin-16 (The sequence of the model RefSeq protein was modified relative to this genomic sequence to represent the inferred CDS: inserted 5 bases in 4 codons; deleted 3 bases in 3 codons; substituted 1 base at 1 genomic stop codon) codes for MDSSFLPISLSEYSKQRTGMQFTVRSANSPSYSLSRRSYVRKQESTGEVAERERYGTHTGTNVTNKDDDTITGYETRTRSGHQCQNKXKTIPEIGTDRRENPAFERRGRSEWRRSNLTSRSKSLDFSTGARSPDQCTRADISQLSNKSGGDISKQAGALEGRRTRVEGSAIGRNFFTTGKSGRDSKKGEVHVKAEANVMGTGKKVWSDRALSLDEAGLRIEKEQMRLNSLDRKGENDCSKDSGEYSGLKTTPEMPQRGGAKSEKHGTDETDFFKVSSPEEASKTDMTANSTPTPLLPCDPLQQERTHAEMTSPVSDDEQTPTNSPSYLQPTSPMAQLGNDTPTADRENRNTPVVTYQAKTQDPGSHPHTLATSSHSNLQDLISPDVKTATQKGKKRFLDLNAWIAGLNPDLKVFSDDEDMDDDESTQKDEDSNYDSDSGGSSXTITSNISXSDHKSFSLSLSDLCNFAGADYDSEIDSNDWHXTDRRSASLSSDMSSFSCVSVLPTEELDKLIEEVRNLGDDALQDYDDVQVVVLHKEVGAGLGFSLAGGVDQNKPITVHKVFHTGVAAKQGSIKEGDHVLSINGTALSGSAHWEALRVLRRAKTRDMVVVVLRKGDIIDAPKKREEGNNQGQTQEHYETGDKCVVQLQKNSRDLGFSLEGGEGSSLGKQTAPPCRKIFQGGPVDTVCPGDELLEIQGTSVVGMRRLEAWTLIRGLPSGPVEVLLRRSLXHSET; via the exons ATGGACTCgtcttttctccccatttcacTGAGTGAGTATAGTAAGCAGAGGACAGGGATGCAATTCACTGTCCGCTCAGCTAACTCTCCCTCATACAGTCTCTCTCGCAGGTCATATGTCAGGAAGCAGGAGAGCACAGGAGAAGTTGCAGAAAGAGAACGATATGGGACACACACTGGCACAAATGTCACAAATAAGGATGACGACACAATCACTGGATATGAAACCAGGACTAGGAGTGGCCATCAGTGTCAGAACAA CAAGACAATCCCAGAGATTGGCACTGATAGAAGGGAAAACCCTGCATTTGAAAGACGGGGAAGGTCGGAGTGGAGGAGATCTAACTTAACAAGTAGAAGTAAGAGTTTAGATTTCAGCACAGGGGCTAGAAGCCCTGATCAGTGTACCAGAGCTGACATTTCTCAGTTGTCCAACAAAAGTGGAGGGGACATCAGTAAACAGGCAGGAGCTTTGGAGGGAAGGCGGACAAGAGTTGAAGGCAGTGCAATAGGCAGGAATTTCTTCACTACAG GAAAAAGTGGGAGGGACTCAAAGAAGGGAGAGGTACATGTTAAAGCTGAAGCCAATGTGATGGGAACAGGAAAGAAAGTTTGGTCAGACAGGGCTTTATCACTGGATGAAGCTGGACTAAGAATAGAGAAGGAACAGATGAGATTAAATAGTTTGGATCGGAAAGGGGAAAACGACTGTTCTAAAGATTCTGGTGAATATTCTGGACTCAAAACCACACCAGAAATGCCTCAAAGAGGTGGAGCCAAAAGTGAAAAGCATGGCACAGATGAGACAGATTTCTTCAAAGTCTCAAGCCCTGAAGAGGCAAGCAAGACAGACATGACGGCCAACAGCACGCCAACCCCACTACTGCCCTGTGACCCTTTACAGCAGGAGAGGACACATGCTGAAATGACTTCACCAGTAAGTGATGATGAACAGACTCCAACAAACAGCCCTAGCTACTTGCAGCCTACTTCACCTATGGCACAGCTGGGGAATGACACTCCCACTGcggacagagaaaacagaaacactcCTGTCGTCACATATCAAGCCAAAACTCAAGATCCAGGCTCTCATCCTCACACTCTTGCCACATCCTCCCACAGCAACCTTCAAGATCTCATCTCCCCGGATGTCAAAACAGCAACCCAGAAAGGGAAGAAGCGGTTTTTGGACCTGAATGCTTGGATAGCTGGGTTGAACCCAGATTTGAAGGTCTTTAGTGATGATGAGGATATGGATGATGATGAAAGCACGCAGAAAGATGAAGATTCAAACTACGATTCAGACTCTGGAGGGTCCT TCACCATCACCAGTAATATTA CGTCAGATCATAAGAGCTTCTCTCTCAG TCTTTCAGACCTGTGTAATTTT GCTGGAGCTGACTACGATTCAGAGATTGATAGCAATGACTGGC CAACTGACCGGCGGTCTGCCTCACTGAGCTCGGATATGTCAAGCTTTTCATGTGTGTCCGTGCTGCCCACTGAGGAGCTTGACAAGCTCATAGAGGAAGTGAGGAACCTG GGGGACGATGCCCTACag GACTATGACGACGTGCAGGTGGTGGTTCTCCATAAAGAAGTGGGAGCTGGACTAGGCTTCAGTTTGGCAGGAGGCGTGGACCAAAACAAGCCCATCACT GTTCACAAAGTTTTTCACACAGGTGTTGCAGCCAAGCAAGGCTCTATAAAGGAAGGTGACCATGTTTTA TCCATCAATGGCACAGCACTATCTGGGAGTGCCCACTGGGAGGCTTTGAGGGTTTTAAGAAGGGCCAAGACTCGGGACATGGTTGTTGTGGTCCTCAGGAAGGGGGACATCATAGACGCCCCTaagaagagagaggaaggaaatAATCAGGGGCAAACACAGGAACACTATGAGACAGGTGATA AGTGTGTGGTGCAACTGCAGAAGAACAGCAGGGATCTGGGCTTCAGCCTGGAGGGAGGTGAAGGCTCCAGTCTGGGGAAACAGACCGCTCCACCGTGCAGGAAGATCTTCCAAG GAGGTCCTGTTGACACGGTCTGTCCTGGTGATGAGCTCTTAGAAATTCAAGGGACAAGTGTGGTAGGGATGAGGCGCTTAGAGGCCTGGACTTTGATCAGAGGACTTCCCTCTGGGCCTGTGGAAGTGCTGCTGCGTCGCTCTCTTTAGCATTCAGAAACATGA
- the ltap1 gene encoding LOW QUALITY PROTEIN: protein C1orf43 homolog (The sequence of the model RefSeq protein was modified relative to this genomic sequence to represent the inferred CDS: inserted 2 bases in 2 codons; deleted 4 bases in 4 codons): MFNESFPSRINVVLVMAYGSLIFVLLFIFVKRQIMRLAMKSRRGPHVSLGHNAPKELRQEXEAKLNLVQKIHFEPRLLAPDDDRLTQSEQSGSCDYLYRMRALDAIRDAGEPFRELGGTSTAVTGKRFRTWLLQLRNSPCMFRDNESSVIDTVLDGYNKXRHGAEAFGETEFLKYQEALTELASIVKSQSQQHLSQQHQSAAKDLTSTSEPASTSSPSPTQPIYLTSTMQQRSKRPRHFLELKNFKDNYNTLDSTL, encoded by the exons ATGTTTAACGAATCTTTTCCTTCGAGAATTAACGTGGTGCTTGTGATGGCCTACGGCAGTCTG ATTTTTGTCTTGTTGTTCATCTTTGTCAAGAGACAAATTATGCGACTTGCCATGAAGTCTCGAAGAGGACCACATGTATCCCTTGGCCACAATGCACCTAAg GAGCTGAGACAAG TTGAAGCCAAGCTGAACCTAGTCCAGAAAATCCATTTTGAGCCTCGTCTGCTGGCTCCAGATGATGACCGATTAACGCAGAGCGAACAGTCTG ggtCCTGTGACTATTTGTATAGAATGAGAGCACTTGATGCCATCAGAGATGCTGGTGAGC CCTTTCGTGAACTTGGAGGAACGTCCACCGCTGTGACTGGAAAAAGA TTTCGGACCTGGCTTCTGCAGCTACGAAATTCCCCATGCATGTTCAGAGACAACGAGAGCTCTGTCATTGACACAGTGCTAGATGGCTACAATA CTCGTCATGGGGCCGAG gcTTTTGGTGAAACAGAATTCTTGAAGTATCAGGAAGCTCTAACAGAA CTAGCCTCCAT TGTGAAGTCTCAGAGCCAGCAGCACTTAAGTCAGCAACATCAGTCGGCAGCCAAAGACTTGACCAGCACATCGGAGCCCGCAAGCACCTCCTCTCCTTCCCCCACCCAGCCCATCTACCTCACATCTACAATGCAGCAGCGC AGCAAGAGGCCCAGACACTTCCTGGAGCTGAAGAACTTT AAGGACAACTACAACACTCTAGACAGTACACTCTGA